AGGTTCAAACCTGGACTGTTCCCAGTCGTGTTCTTGACCTGTCTGTCTGCTGATTTAATGATAATCATGGAATGAGGGCTGCGCTGGGCTGTGGGATTGTGGTGGGAATACAaacctgctgctgctgatggcccactgCACCCCGTGGACCTTGGGGATTTGGGATCTGTCCTTAGTCTCTATCCATTGTCATGATAAAGACGGTGAATTACTTATTCATAAGTAGTGAGGGGACTGGTAGTTTTCCTTGAACTTGTTTGGTCTGAAACCCTGACAATCCATGGAGTCAATATTGAGGACTTCTCCACCTACCAGTGGGATGGGTCATTCCTATGAGTGATGATGGTGGAGTCTGAGATGGTTCCTAATTAATACGATTCAGTGTTTCTTAAagtttgctcagccatttcagagggcaatataGAGTCAATCTTGTTGTGCAGGCCTGGATACACATGTAGACACAACTGGGAAGTTGCAGCAGGTTCCCTTTCTCCATTTATGTTTTTAGGAATACGTCAAATTGTCTGGCCTGGTCACCATCCAGTGTCCCTACAGGAAACAGAGTGAATGACAGTCAAGTGAGGAAAAAGAAAGAACTTGTATTTGATTTCCCcatacagggaatagcagactgccACTCACTGTGGAACAGTCTCTAACAGAGGAGTCAGCCCCTCAGCAAAAAGGGAAAGAGACTTGTTGGAAATCATGTTTTCTTTCCTTGTTTTACAGGAGGATTATACTGTACTATACCACAGTTCCTGACCATCACCCAAGGAACAACTGCACAACTGTGGAAAGACATCTAGTCCCTTCACAGCATTGCTCAACACAGAGAAGGTTGGACAGTGAAACCATCGTCTAGAAATCAGTCTGATCAGGGGAGCTTTGATGCATTATCAGATCTGAAACTGGTCAGTGGTGGGGAACCTTCCATCAGAACCAGCCTTTCTGAAGGTTCGGCTGTGGGTGATCAGTCAGGGTGAGGCTGGGAGGAAGTGTGTGTGCTCCAAGTGTGGtgagagcttcagtcattcattgagCCTCGTGAACCCCTGACTCATTCCTACAGGGGAGAGGCTTTTCAAGTGTTGAGTCGTGTGATGAGGGCTCCACTGGCCTGTAAGGTCCCTGACATGTACGATTTATCTGCAGTATAATTGATAATAGAAGGACAGCTACATGGAAGTAAAACCCTTCAAATGTGAGGTGTGCGGTAAAGCATTTGCGATATCGACAACCCTCCTGAGACACCAGAtgattcacacaggggagaaaccattcaaaTGTGAGGTTTGTGAGAAGGCTTTCACTCACTCCTCCCATCTAGTGAGGCACCAGAGAATTCACACAGGGCAGAAGCCATTCACATGTgatgtgtgtgagaaatcattcTCAATCTTATCCAACCTCCGAGTACACCAACGcattcacaccggggagaaaccGTTTGCATGTGAAATGTGTAACAAATCATTCTCATACTTATCGAGCCTTATAAGGCATAAAcgcattcacacaggggagaaaccattcccCTGTCAGGAGTGTGACAAATCATTCTCATACTTATCGCACCTCCGGAGACACCAATGCATTCACACGGGAGACAAATCATTCACATGCGAGATGTGTAACAAATCATTCTCACAGTCCGACAGCCTTCTCAAACACCAACGCactcacacaggggagaaaccattctcatgtgatgtgtgtgagaaatcattcTCACAGCCAGCACATCTCCGTGGACACCAACGTATTCACACAGGGCAAAAACCATTCATGTGTGAGGTGTGTGAAAAGTCATTTTCGGATGCATCAACCCTTCGCCGACACCAGCgtattcacacaggggagaaaccgTTTACGTGCAACATGTGTGACAAATCATTCTTGACATCATCAAATCTCCGCGTTCACCAACGCTTTCACACAAGGGAGAAACCGTTCAGGTGTGAGGTGTGCAGTAAATCATTCTCATGGTCATCAAACCTCTTGGTCCATCAGAGGATTCACACAGGCGAGAAACCGTTCAAATGTGAGCTGTGCAACAAATCATTCTTGTCATCATCAGATCTTCATATGCACCAACGTATTCATACAGGAGAGAAACCATTTAACTGTGAGGtgtgtgacaaatcattctcGAGATCATCAAGCCTCCTGCTCCATcagaaaatccacaaacaggagtGACCTTACATGTTAAAGTTGCAAAATAGACTTGGTACATCCTCAAATCTCCTGGGACCCCACTTGATTCACAGGCGAACTGAGGAATAATTTCTTTCCCCAGAAGGTGCAACAGTGAAATTAACTCGAAGGAATAACCACTCCACATTTAAATTGGGATTGTAACAGGTTGTTTAGTAAGACTACATTTGAGGTAAAACAAGCTACCATTTAAAGAACCTTGAAGAAGACCACAAGGCCATTTGTTCTGGACAGCTTTCAGAAATTGAACAAACTCATTTCTTGGGAGTTTGAGAACCTGACTTGACACAATGAGTTACTTTTCAGTCGATCAGTCAAGGGACCGTGAATGAAGCCTCAGACCACACAATAAGTATGTATCAATCCAGTTGAACAATTTAACTTGATCCCTGAACTCCTCTGACCTCCCAATAGAACTGTAAATAACAATAAGGTAACAAGCTGTATGAAGCCACCACATCTGTATGTGCTTCAAATTCCTTGGAAATAAGCATTCCAGAGAACTTTCTGATAAAATCGAAACTGACCTGATCTAATAACGAAGATCTACCCCATTGGAACCAGCTTCCTATTTTAATACACTTTGATCATAAACCAAGATATGAGATTATTACAGTATGTGAGATGATACAGATTTGGGGAGGTGTTTATGATGACCATGGTTACGCATCTGattgcagcagacag
This Chiloscyllium punctatum isolate Juve2018m chromosome 30, sChiPun1.3, whole genome shotgun sequence DNA region includes the following protein-coding sequences:
- the LOC140455644 gene encoding uncharacterized protein, which produces MEVKPFKCEVCGKAFAISTTLLRHQMIHTGEKPFKCEVCEKAFTHSSHLVRHQRIHTGQKPFTCDVCEKSFSILSNLRVHQRIHTGEKPFACEMCNKSFSYLSSLIRHKRIHTGEKPFPCQECDKSFSYLSHLRRHQCIHTGDKSFTCEMCNKSFSQSDSLLKHQRTHTGEKPFSCDVCEKSFSQPAHLRGHQRIHTGQKPFMCEVCEKSFSDASTLRRHQRIHTGEKPFTCNMCDKSFLTSSNLRVHQRFHTREKPFRCEVCSKSFSWSSNLLVHQRIHTGEKPFKCELCNKSFLSSSDLHMHQRIHTGEKPFNCEVCDKSFSRSSSLLLHQKIHKQE